In Dehalococcoidia bacterium, a genomic segment contains:
- a CDS encoding response regulator transcription factor: MGQSYISKSAAVDEIVEAVQQVAEGKIAYSPHLSGRILSGYRKTNGHAALSSRELQVLRLLSTGLTNTEIAARLFIGESTVRTYFGRIMEKLRLRNRSELIAFAVHYQFDQGNGDHPSPDDGAASAKGL, translated from the coding sequence TTGGGGCAGAGCTATATCTCCAAGAGCGCCGCTGTCGATGAGATCGTTGAGGCGGTGCAGCAGGTTGCTGAGGGCAAGATAGCCTACTCGCCTCACCTGTCCGGCCGAATCCTCTCCGGCTACCGCAAAACCAACGGACATGCCGCCCTCAGCAGCAGGGAACTGCAGGTATTAAGGCTTTTGAGTACCGGACTGACCAATACCGAGATTGCAGCGCGTCTGTTCATCGGAGAAAGCACCGTTCGGACCTATTTCGGCCGTATCATGGAAAAACTGCGCCTGAGAAATCGATCCGAGTTGATTGCCTTCGCCGTTCACTATCAGTTCGATCAGGGGAACGGAGATCACCCGTCACCTGATGACGGCGCGGCATCGGCCAAAGGCCTCTGA
- a CDS encoding response regulator transcription factor: MKADIIYLTGYGTEANATTPRGWNIMTPEPKSIHVLICDDHAISRLGLANVLKDQPFITVVHEAVDGRDAIEKVTALHPDVVIMDILMPNCTGLDALAIIKERFPTTKVIMLSISERDDHLFSALRLGAELYLQERRCR, from the coding sequence ATGAAAGCTGATATAATCTACCTGACCGGTTACGGTACTGAAGCTAATGCGACAACTCCCCGGGGATGGAATATCATGACCCCTGAGCCCAAATCCATACACGTGCTGATCTGTGACGACCACGCCATATCGCGGCTGGGCCTGGCGAACGTCCTGAAGGATCAGCCCTTTATCACTGTTGTCCATGAAGCTGTCGATGGGAGAGATGCCATCGAGAAGGTGACTGCTTTGCATCCCGACGTTGTTATCATGGATATCCTGATGCCCAACTGCACCGGACTCGATGCCCTGGCGATCATCAAGGAAAGATTCCCGACCACCAAGGTCATCATGCTCAGCATCTCGGAACGCGATGACCACCTCTTCAGTGCGCTGAGACTTGGGGCAGAGCTATATCTCCAAGAGCGCCGCTGTCGATGA